From Streptomyces chrestomyceticus JCM 4735, one genomic window encodes:
- the dnaE gene encoding DNA polymerase III subunit alpha: MAKPPFTHLHVHTQYSLLDGAARLKDMFEACKEMGMTHIAMSDHGNLHGAYDFFHSAQKAGVTPIIGIEAYVAPESRRTKRKIQWGQPHQKRDDVSGSGGYTHKTIWAANKTGLHNLFKLSSDAYKEGWLQKWPRMDKETISQWSEGLIASTGCPSGELQTRLRLGQFDEALKAASEYQDIFGKDRYFLELMDHGIEIERRVRDGLLEIGKKLGIPPLVTNDSHYTYAHEASAHDALLCIQTGKNLSDPDRFRFDGTGYYLKSTDEMYAIDSSDAWQEGCRNTLLVAEQIDTTGMFEKRDLMPKFDIPEGYTEVTWFKEEVRRGMARRYPDGVPEDRQRQAEYEMDIILQMGFPGYFLVVADFIMWAKNNGIAVGPGRGSAAGSIVAYALGITDLDPITHGLIFERFLNPERVSMPDVDIDFDERRRVEVIRYVTEKYGADKVAMIGTYGKIKAKNAIKDSARVLGYPYAMGDRLTKAMPADVLGKGIDLSGITDPQHPRYSEAAEIRGMYENEPDVKKVIDTAKGVEGLVRQMGVHAAGVIMSSEPIVDHAPLWTRHTDGVTITQWDYPQCESLGLLKMDFLGLRNLTIMDDAVKMVEANKGKKLELLELPLDDPKTYELLCRGDTLGVFQFDGGPMRSLLRQMQPDNFEDISAVSALYRPGPMGMNSHINYAERKNGRQEITPIHKELEEPLKEVLGLTYGLIVYQEQVQKAAQIVAGYSLGEADVLRRVMGKKKPEELEKNFVLFQAGARKNGFSDEAIQALWDVLVPFAGYAFNKAHSSAYGLVTYWTAYLKANYPAEYMSALLTSVRDDKDKSAVYLNECRRMGIKVLPPNVNESLANFAAQGDDVILFGLTAVRNVGQNVVDSIIRCRKAKGKYTSFPDYLDKVEAVVCNKRTTESLIKAGAFDEMGHTRKGLTAHYESMIDNVVQVKRKEAEGQFDLFGGMGDDSADDGPGFGLDIEFSDIEWDKTYLLAQEREMLGLYVSDHPLFGLEHVLSDKADAAISQLTGGDYSDGSIVTIGGIISGLQRKMTKQGNAWAIATVEDLAGSIECMFFPATYQLVSTQLVEDTVVFVKGRLDKREDIPRLVAMEMMVPDLSEAGANAPVTITIPTVKVTPPLVEKLGEVLTSHRGSTEVRIKLQGTRKTTVLRLDRHRVTPDPSLFGDLKVLLGPSCLAG, encoded by the coding sequence GTGGCCAAGCCGCCCTTCACGCACCTGCACGTGCACACCCAGTACTCGCTGCTGGACGGCGCCGCGCGGCTGAAGGACATGTTCGAGGCGTGCAAGGAGATGGGGATGACCCACATCGCCATGTCCGACCACGGCAACCTCCACGGCGCCTACGACTTCTTCCACTCCGCCCAGAAGGCCGGCGTCACGCCGATCATCGGTATCGAGGCGTACGTGGCGCCCGAGTCGCGGCGCACCAAGCGCAAGATCCAGTGGGGCCAGCCGCACCAGAAGCGCGACGACGTCTCCGGTTCCGGCGGTTACACCCACAAGACGATCTGGGCGGCGAACAAGACCGGGCTGCACAACCTCTTCAAGCTCTCCTCCGACGCGTACAAGGAAGGCTGGCTGCAGAAGTGGCCCCGGATGGACAAGGAGACGATCTCCCAGTGGTCCGAGGGCCTGATCGCCTCCACCGGCTGCCCCTCCGGTGAGCTGCAGACCCGGCTGCGCCTCGGCCAGTTCGACGAGGCCCTGAAGGCCGCCTCCGAGTACCAGGACATCTTCGGGAAGGACCGTTACTTCCTGGAGCTGATGGACCACGGCATCGAGATCGAGCGCCGGGTCCGCGACGGCCTGCTGGAGATCGGCAAGAAGCTCGGCATCCCGCCGCTGGTCACCAACGACTCGCACTACACCTACGCGCACGAGGCGTCCGCCCACGACGCCCTGCTGTGCATCCAGACCGGCAAGAACCTCTCGGACCCCGACCGCTTCCGGTTCGACGGCACCGGCTACTACCTGAAGTCCACGGACGAGATGTACGCCATCGACTCCTCGGACGCCTGGCAGGAGGGCTGCCGCAACACCCTCCTGGTCGCCGAGCAGATCGACACCACCGGCATGTTCGAGAAGCGCGACCTGATGCCGAAGTTCGACATACCGGAGGGCTACACCGAGGTCACGTGGTTCAAGGAGGAGGTCCGGCGCGGCATGGCCCGCCGCTACCCCGACGGGGTCCCCGAGGACCGGCAGCGGCAGGCCGAGTACGAGATGGACATCATCCTGCAGATGGGGTTCCCGGGGTACTTCCTCGTGGTCGCGGACTTCATCATGTGGGCGAAGAACAACGGCATCGCGGTGGGCCCCGGCCGAGGTTCCGCGGCCGGCTCGATCGTCGCGTACGCCCTGGGCATCACCGACCTCGACCCGATCACCCACGGACTGATCTTCGAGCGGTTCCTCAACCCCGAGCGCGTCTCCATGCCCGATGTCGACATCGACTTCGACGAGCGCAGGCGCGTCGAAGTGATCAGGTACGTGACGGAGAAGTACGGCGCCGACAAGGTCGCCATGATCGGTACGTACGGCAAGATCAAGGCCAAGAACGCGATCAAGGACTCGGCCCGGGTGCTGGGCTACCCGTACGCCATGGGCGACCGCCTCACCAAGGCCATGCCCGCCGACGTCCTCGGCAAGGGCATCGACCTCTCCGGCATCACCGACCCCCAGCACCCGCGCTACAGCGAGGCCGCCGAGATCCGGGGGATGTACGAGAACGAGCCCGACGTGAAGAAGGTCATCGACACCGCCAAGGGCGTCGAGGGCCTGGTCCGGCAGATGGGTGTGCACGCGGCCGGCGTGATCATGTCCAGCGAGCCGATCGTCGACCACGCGCCGCTCTGGACGCGGCACACCGACGGTGTGACCATCACGCAGTGGGACTACCCGCAGTGCGAGTCGCTCGGCCTGCTGAAGATGGACTTCCTGGGCCTGCGCAACCTCACCATCATGGACGACGCAGTCAAGATGGTGGAGGCCAACAAGGGCAAGAAGCTGGAGCTCCTGGAGCTCCCGCTGGACGACCCCAAGACCTATGAGCTGCTCTGCCGCGGTGACACCCTCGGCGTCTTCCAGTTCGACGGCGGCCCGATGCGTTCGCTGCTGCGCCAGATGCAGCCCGACAACTTCGAGGACATTTCCGCCGTGTCGGCCCTGTACCGGCCGGGCCCGATGGGCATGAACTCGCACATCAACTACGCGGAGCGGAAGAACGGCCGCCAGGAGATCACCCCGATCCACAAGGAGCTGGAGGAGCCGCTCAAGGAGGTCCTGGGCCTGACCTACGGCCTGATCGTCTACCAGGAGCAGGTCCAGAAGGCCGCCCAGATCGTCGCCGGGTACTCCCTCGGCGAGGCGGACGTCCTGCGCCGCGTGATGGGCAAGAAGAAGCCCGAGGAGCTGGAGAAGAACTTCGTCCTCTTCCAGGCCGGTGCCCGCAAGAACGGCTTCAGCGACGAGGCGATCCAGGCCCTGTGGGACGTCCTGGTCCCGTTCGCCGGCTACGCGTTCAACAAGGCGCACTCCTCCGCGTACGGACTGGTCACGTACTGGACCGCCTACCTCAAGGCGAACTACCCGGCGGAGTACATGTCCGCGCTGCTCACCTCGGTGCGCGACGACAAGGACAAGTCGGCGGTCTACCTCAACGAGTGCCGCCGCATGGGCATCAAGGTGCTCCCGCCGAACGTGAACGAGTCGCTGGCGAACTTCGCCGCCCAGGGCGACGACGTGATCCTCTTCGGCCTCACCGCCGTCCGCAACGTCGGCCAGAACGTGGTGGACTCGATCATCCGCTGCCGCAAGGCCAAGGGGAAGTACACCTCCTTCCCCGACTACCTCGACAAGGTCGAGGCGGTCGTGTGCAACAAGCGCACCACCGAATCGCTGATCAAGGCGGGCGCCTTCGACGAGATGGGGCACACCCGCAAGGGTCTGACCGCGCACTACGAGTCCATGATCGACAACGTGGTGCAGGTCAAGCGCAAGGAGGCCGAGGGGCAGTTCGACCTCTTCGGCGGGATGGGCGACGACAGCGCCGACGACGGCCCCGGCTTCGGTCTGGACATCGAGTTCTCCGACATCGAGTGGGACAAGACGTACCTGCTCGCCCAGGAGCGCGAGATGCTCGGTCTGTACGTCTCCGACCACCCGCTGTTCGGTCTGGAGCACGTGCTGTCCGACAAGGCGGACGCGGCGATCTCCCAGCTCACCGGCGGTGACTACTCCGACGGCTCGATCGTCACCATCGGCGGCATCATCTCCGGCCTCCAGCGCAAGATGACCAAGCAGGGCAACGCCTGGGCCATCGCCACCGTCGAGGACCTGGCCGGTTCCATCGAGTGCATGTTCTTCCCGGCGACCTACCAGTTGGTCTCCACCCAACTCGTCGAGGACACCGTCGTCTTCGTCAAGGGGCGCCTGGACAAGCGCGAGGACATCCCGCGGCTGGTCGCCATGGAGATGATGGTCCCCGACCTCTCGGAGGCCGGCGCCAACGCCCCCGTGACGATCACCATCCCCACGGTCAAGGTCACCCCGCCGCTGGTCGAGAAGCTGGGCGAGGTGCTCACCAGCCACCGCGGCTCGACCGAGGTACGGATCAAGCTCCAGGGGACCCGCAAGACGACGGTGCTCCGGCTGGACCGGCACCGGGTGACCCCGGACCCGTCGCTCTTCGGTGACCTGAAGGTGCTGCTGGGTCCGTCCTGCCTGGCGGGCTGA
- a CDS encoding NYN domain-containing protein — translation MDRCVVLVDAGYLLGAAASLLAGEPTRSRITVDHAALIQGLRQRAEADTERPLLRIYWFDGAPDRVPQPEHRRLRVMSRVTVRLGALTRSDGRWAQKGVDAAMHAELTELARNRACSDIVLVTGDGDLLPGLMSAKEHGVAVHLWAVQAADGDYNQSEDLVAEADERRVLDRSWITRAVRLKELGGPCAPPPVPRPEIAAILSAPLPESAVAAAAAAASAAHDAERAAARERNGANGAARPAPAPSERTGSAGACDRPGAAAERDGEGGPAGGKGTPVPTPKDLADLNRGPGAGPGGSGAAPAPVPSATLRWSSDKGWVERGGPVGEPPETASLPTLAQLTSAEQRWADREEDITAVSGDPFEVGQVFARRWTERLSDTAHLQQISTEYPRIPHRIDGELLRYAARFGLLAHKDDQIDEHDRYAIRAGFWREVDLRTAASHVPVGE, via the coding sequence GTGGATCGCTGCGTCGTCCTGGTGGACGCCGGATACTTGCTGGGCGCCGCCGCGAGCCTGCTCGCCGGAGAGCCCACCCGGTCCCGGATCACCGTTGATCACGCCGCCCTCATCCAGGGCCTGCGCCAGCGCGCCGAAGCCGACACCGAACGGCCGCTGCTGCGCATCTACTGGTTCGACGGCGCGCCCGACCGCGTACCGCAGCCCGAGCACCGGCGGCTGCGCGTCATGTCCCGGGTCACCGTCCGGCTGGGCGCGCTGACCCGCAGCGACGGCCGCTGGGCGCAGAAAGGCGTCGACGCCGCGATGCACGCGGAGTTGACCGAACTGGCCCGTAACCGCGCCTGCTCCGACATCGTCCTGGTCACCGGCGACGGTGACCTGCTGCCCGGCCTGATGTCGGCCAAGGAGCACGGCGTCGCCGTGCACCTGTGGGCCGTGCAGGCCGCCGACGGCGACTACAACCAGTCGGAGGACCTGGTCGCCGAGGCCGACGAGCGGCGGGTGCTCGACCGCTCCTGGATCACCCGCGCCGTACGGCTGAAGGAACTCGGCGGCCCCTGCGCGCCGCCCCCTGTGCCGCGGCCCGAGATCGCCGCCATCCTCTCGGCGCCGCTGCCCGAGTCCGCCGTCGCGGCCGCCGCGGCCGCGGCCTCCGCCGCCCACGACGCGGAGCGGGCCGCCGCCCGGGAACGCAACGGTGCGAACGGTGCTGCACGCCCGGCGCCCGCCCCTTCGGAGCGGACCGGCTCCGCGGGCGCCTGCGACCGGCCGGGAGCCGCCGCCGAACGGGACGGCGAAGGCGGCCCGGCGGGCGGCAAGGGCACCCCGGTCCCGACCCCGAAGGATCTCGCCGACCTGAACCGGGGCCCCGGCGCCGGACCGGGCGGGTCCGGCGCGGCCCCGGCGCCCGTGCCCAGCGCGACGCTGCGCTGGTCCTCGGACAAGGGCTGGGTCGAGCGTGGCGGCCCGGTCGGCGAACCGCCCGAAACCGCCTCGCTCCCGACCCTCGCCCAGCTCACCAGCGCCGAGCAGCGCTGGGCCGACCGGGAGGAGGACATCACGGCCGTCAGCGGCGACCCCTTCGAAGTGGGCCAGGTCTTCGCCCGCCGCTGGACGGAACGGCTCTCCGACACGGCCCACCTCCAGCAGATCTCCACGGAATACCCCCGCATCCCGCACCGCATCGACGGCGAACTTCTCCGCTATGCCGCCCGCTTCGGCCTGCTCGCCCACAAGGACGACCAGATCGACGAACACGACCGCTACGCGATCCGCGCCGGATTCTGGCGCGAAGTCGACCTCCGGACGGCGGCGTCGCACGTACCGGTGGGGGAGTAG
- a CDS encoding ABC transporter ATP-binding protein, which translates to MGAKRVECGEPVCAVRDLVKTYPAVRGRRGAVGAPAVRASDGISLDVRQGEIFGLLGPNGAGKSTLVRQLTGLLRPDSGSVTVLGHDLVRYPERAARLLGYLGQESSALDEMTVALAVETTGRLRGLPAREARAERDAVVEELGLGDIAGRPLKRLSGGQRRLACFAAVLVGERPLLVLDEPTTGMDPVARRAVWAAVDRRRAERGATVLLVTHNVIEAESVLDRVAVIDRGKVIACDTPGGLKDLVGEEVRLELVWRERAPLDVPEVAALGEAARTSGRRWTLRLDPDRAREAVAAVTAGPAFAALDDFTLATPSLEDVYLALGGRTEEGLVKA; encoded by the coding sequence ATGGGTGCGAAGCGGGTGGAGTGCGGCGAGCCGGTGTGTGCCGTGCGCGACCTGGTCAAGACGTACCCCGCGGTACGCGGGCGGCGGGGAGCGGTGGGGGCACCGGCCGTACGGGCCAGTGACGGCATCAGCCTGGACGTCCGCCAAGGGGAGATCTTCGGGCTGCTCGGGCCGAACGGAGCCGGCAAGTCGACGCTGGTCCGCCAGCTCACCGGGCTGCTGCGCCCCGACTCCGGCAGCGTCACCGTGCTGGGCCACGACCTCGTCCGCTACCCGGAGCGCGCCGCCCGCCTGCTCGGCTACCTGGGCCAGGAGTCCAGCGCCCTGGACGAGATGACGGTCGCCCTCGCCGTGGAGACCACCGGCCGGCTGCGCGGCCTGCCCGCCCGGGAGGCCCGCGCCGAGCGCGACGCCGTCGTCGAGGAACTGGGGCTCGGCGATATCGCCGGGCGCCCGCTCAAGCGGCTCTCCGGGGGCCAGCGCCGCCTCGCGTGCTTCGCCGCCGTCCTGGTCGGCGAGCGGCCGTTGCTGGTCCTGGACGAGCCGACCACCGGCATGGACCCGGTGGCGCGCCGCGCCGTGTGGGCCGCCGTGGACCGGCGCCGGGCGGAGCGCGGCGCCACCGTGCTGCTCGTGACCCACAACGTCATCGAGGCGGAGAGCGTCCTGGACCGGGTCGCGGTGATCGACCGGGGCAAGGTCATCGCCTGCGACACGCCCGGCGGGCTGAAGGACCTGGTGGGCGAGGAGGTCCGGCTGGAGCTGGTGTGGCGGGAGCGGGCGCCGCTGGACGTGCCCGAGGTGGCCGCCCTGGGCGAGGCCGCGCGGACCAGCGGACGGCGCTGGACCCTGCGACTGGACCCGGACCGGGCGCGGGAGGCGGTGGCCGCCGTGACGGCCGGCCCGGCCTTCGCCGCGCTGGACGACTTCACGCTCGCGACGCCGAGCCTGGAAGATGTGTATCTCGCGCTGGGGGGCCGTACGGAGGAAGGCTTGGTGAAGGCGTGA
- a CDS encoding ABC transporter permease yields MAPAAAGPRTDLPSAAPLAPAARLLPALAAVYRAQLSRARVARIPLLFVATFQSVGIMVLMRGVVDDGDAARAVVAGSSVLVVAFVALNLLAQYFGQLRASGGLDHYATLPVPPAAVVLGAAAAYASFTAPGTVVTAVTGCLLFQLPMANLWVLIAVIPLAGAALAGLGAALGLLAPRPELATLCGQLGMSAALLLGVLPAARLPAPISYARDLLPSTYGVEALARGFDARPDWLAVLADLGVCAAVGVLSLAVATWAYRRAAVR; encoded by the coding sequence GTGGCACCGGCCGCCGCCGGGCCCCGTACGGACCTGCCGTCCGCCGCGCCCCTGGCGCCCGCCGCCCGGCTGCTGCCCGCGCTCGCCGCCGTGTACCGGGCCCAACTGTCCCGGGCCCGGGTCGCCCGGATTCCGCTGCTGTTCGTGGCCACCTTCCAGTCCGTCGGGATCATGGTCCTGATGCGCGGGGTGGTCGACGACGGCGACGCCGCGCGGGCCGTCGTGGCCGGCTCCAGCGTGCTGGTCGTCGCGTTCGTGGCGCTGAACCTGCTGGCCCAGTACTTCGGGCAGCTCCGCGCCAGCGGCGGCCTCGACCACTACGCCACGCTGCCGGTGCCGCCCGCCGCCGTGGTGCTCGGCGCGGCCGCCGCGTACGCCTCGTTCACCGCGCCGGGGACCGTGGTCACGGCCGTCACCGGCTGTCTGCTGTTCCAGCTCCCGATGGCGAACCTGTGGGTGCTGATCGCGGTGATCCCGCTGGCCGGAGCGGCCCTCGCCGGGCTCGGCGCGGCGCTGGGCCTGCTCGCGCCGCGACCGGAACTGGCCACCCTCTGCGGCCAGTTGGGCATGTCGGCGGCCCTGCTGCTGGGCGTGCTGCCGGCCGCCCGGCTGCCCGCGCCGATCTCGTACGCGCGGGACCTGCTGCCGTCCACGTACGGGGTCGAGGCCCTGGCGCGCGGCTTCGACGCCCGTCCCGACTGGCTGGCGGTCCTCGCGGACCTGGGGGTCTGCGCGGCGGTCGGCGTCCTGTCGCTGGCCGTGGCGACCTGGGCGTACCGCCGGGCAGCCGTACGGTGA
- a CDS encoding DUF2567 domain-containing protein, translated as MRDRAELRRELFEAALIALVVTVCGVLLGALWAWLAPRVPLIADGSGNVYLQHVEGEEAIGGDGTFILLALGFGVVCAAGAFLFRRGGGIPLVVALVVGGLLGSVVAWRFGIWLGPTSDLGELAKEAGKGVPFDAPLRLQAKGALIAWPAGAMVAHLLLTGLFGPRDPEPPQPEWYPGGQQAPRHPQTPPPSES; from the coding sequence GTGCGGGACCGGGCCGAGCTCCGCCGTGAACTGTTCGAGGCCGCGCTGATCGCGCTCGTGGTGACGGTGTGCGGTGTGCTGCTGGGCGCCCTGTGGGCGTGGCTGGCGCCGCGCGTCCCGCTGATCGCGGACGGCAGCGGCAACGTCTACCTCCAGCACGTCGAGGGCGAGGAGGCCATCGGCGGGGACGGCACGTTCATCCTGCTGGCCCTCGGCTTCGGGGTGGTGTGCGCGGCGGGCGCGTTCCTCTTCCGGCGGGGCGGGGGCATCCCGCTGGTGGTGGCGCTGGTGGTGGGCGGACTGCTCGGCTCCGTGGTGGCCTGGCGGTTCGGCATCTGGCTGGGCCCGACGTCGGACCTGGGGGAGCTGGCGAAGGAGGCCGGCAAGGGCGTCCCGTTCGACGCGCCGCTGCGCCTCCAGGCCAAGGGCGCGCTGATCGCCTGGCCGGCCGGCGCCATGGTCGCGCATCTGCTGCTGACCGGCCTCTTCGGCCCCCGCGACCCGGAGCCGCCGCAGCCGGAGTGGTACCCCGGAGGGCAGCAGGCCCCGCGGCATCCGCAGACCCCGCCGCCTTCGGAGAGCTGA
- the ybaK gene encoding Cys-tRNA(Pro) deacylase, with product MSKKPKRTKQPKNGKQPAGGTPATVTLTEAGVDFTLHAYEHDPAVASYGEEAAEALGVSPDQVFKTLLAEVDGALTVAVVPVSGSLDLKALAAAAGGKRAAMADPAAAERSTGYVRGGISPLGQRKRLRTVLDASAAAHETVCVSAGRRGLEVELAPADLQKLTEATLAEIARA from the coding sequence ATGTCCAAGAAGCCGAAGCGGACCAAGCAGCCGAAGAACGGGAAGCAGCCGGCCGGCGGCACCCCGGCGACGGTCACCCTCACCGAGGCGGGCGTCGACTTCACCCTCCACGCGTACGAGCACGACCCGGCCGTCGCCTCCTACGGCGAGGAGGCCGCCGAGGCGCTCGGGGTCTCCCCCGACCAGGTCTTCAAGACACTGCTCGCCGAGGTGGACGGCGCGCTGACCGTCGCCGTCGTACCGGTCTCCGGATCCCTCGACCTCAAGGCCCTGGCCGCCGCGGCCGGCGGCAAGCGCGCCGCGATGGCCGACCCGGCCGCCGCGGAACGCAGCACCGGCTACGTACGCGGCGGGATCTCCCCGCTCGGCCAGCGCAAGCGCCTGCGTACGGTGCTCGACGCGTCGGCGGCCGCGCACGAGACGGTGTGCGTGTCGGCCGGCCGCCGCGGCCTGGAGGTCGAACTGGCCCCCGCCGACCTCCAGAAGCTCACGGAAGCGACGCTCGCGGAGATCGCGCGCGCCTGA
- a CDS encoding LON peptidase substrate-binding domain-containing protein yields MTSVRLPLFPLNSVLFPGLVLPLNVFEARYRAMMRDLLALPEDERRFGVVAIRDGREVAPSAPGLPDSTALPADGPGAGFGPDPISAFHTVGCVADAATIREKSGAPGSALASDEGAEAAADAALSPGAGGYEVLATGTTRFKLLSVDASGPYLMGEVEELAETEGEGAGALASGVVRAFRTYQKRLAWANERTLSGGQDLPGEPSVLSYLVAAAAVLDIPAKQRLLEAPDVASRLTQELKLLRQETAVIGKLPSLPAVDLTRHPTSPN; encoded by the coding sequence GTGACCTCCGTGCGCCTACCGCTCTTCCCGCTGAACTCGGTGTTGTTCCCGGGACTCGTCCTCCCGCTCAACGTCTTCGAGGCGCGGTACCGGGCGATGATGCGCGACCTCCTCGCCCTGCCCGAGGACGAGCGCCGTTTCGGGGTCGTCGCGATCCGCGACGGCCGCGAGGTGGCGCCCTCCGCCCCCGGCCTGCCGGACAGCACCGCGCTGCCCGCCGACGGTCCCGGCGCCGGTTTCGGCCCCGACCCGATCAGCGCCTTCCACACCGTGGGGTGCGTGGCCGACGCGGCCACCATCCGCGAGAAGAGCGGCGCCCCCGGTTCGGCCCTGGCCTCCGACGAGGGCGCCGAGGCAGCCGCGGACGCGGCGCTCTCCCCCGGCGCCGGGGGGTACGAGGTGCTGGCCACCGGCACCACCCGCTTCAAGCTGCTGTCGGTGGACGCCTCGGGCCCGTACCTGATGGGCGAGGTGGAGGAGCTGGCGGAGACCGAGGGCGAGGGCGCCGGCGCGCTGGCCTCCGGTGTCGTACGGGCCTTCCGCACCTACCAGAAGCGGCTGGCCTGGGCGAACGAGCGCACCCTGTCCGGCGGCCAGGACCTGCCCGGCGAGCCGTCGGTGCTGTCGTACCTGGTGGCGGCCGCCGCCGTGCTCGACATCCCGGCCAAGCAGCGGCTCCTGGAGGCGCCGGACGTCGCCTCCCGGCTCACGCAGGAGCTGAAACTCCTTCGCCAGGAGACCGCGGTGATCGGTAAGCTCCCGTCGCTGCCCGCGGTGGACCTGACCCGCCACCCGACCAGCCCCAACTGA
- a CDS encoding oxidoreductase, with product MLNPAEWSLWQAFRNGSTCDLRTGDPARDDPHGQFRWGPERRVRARIVALLLLEGPPAQPGRVSALKLAGAYITDTLDLAGGTIKPFVELRDCRFQNEVVLPESRFTTLRMVGCAIPRIEAARLHTEGDLHLPRCVVRSGIRLTDAHIGTDLLLNQTVVHKDRQGRSVMADGLTVAQDLQAEMMESYGELSLRGATIGVSLSLRGSRLSNPYGRRALNAPQMTVERTLYLTGAGLASSPFSSTTATPPYGITHTPTRGTRMQRFECEGGMRLDDGRFGDAVDFEQARFIMEADQELSLRRIQTPELRFLGERPQRGRVILSGARVVNLVDKAASWPGLGGLWMAGFNYETLIPRGHFPLSRRLEWVAAATPEYAPEPYEMLATALRGSGEDSDAREVLLAKQRRRRETLPLAAKLWGVLQDWTVAYGYRPGRAAVWMAILWALGTVYFAQSPPPALKPGEAPPWNPYLYSLDLLLPVIDLYQGSSWKPDGGSQWVAAVMILAGWVLATTVAAGASRLLRRQ from the coding sequence ATGCTGAACCCTGCCGAGTGGAGCCTGTGGCAGGCGTTCCGCAACGGCAGCACCTGCGACCTGCGCACCGGCGACCCGGCCAGGGACGACCCGCACGGGCAGTTCCGGTGGGGCCCGGAGCGGCGGGTGCGCGCCCGTATCGTCGCGCTCCTGCTCCTGGAAGGACCGCCCGCGCAGCCCGGACGCGTCTCCGCGCTGAAACTGGCGGGCGCGTACATCACCGACACTCTCGACCTTGCGGGCGGCACGATCAAGCCATTCGTGGAGCTGCGCGACTGCCGCTTCCAGAACGAGGTCGTGCTGCCCGAGAGCCGCTTCACCACCCTGCGGATGGTCGGCTGCGCGATCCCCCGGATCGAGGCGGCCCGGCTGCACACCGAAGGCGACCTGCACCTGCCACGCTGCGTCGTCCGCTCCGGCATCCGTCTGACGGACGCGCACATCGGTACGGACCTGCTGCTCAACCAGACGGTGGTGCACAAGGACCGGCAGGGCCGCTCGGTCATGGCGGACGGGCTCACCGTCGCCCAGGACCTCCAGGCCGAGATGATGGAGTCCTACGGCGAGCTGTCGCTGCGCGGCGCGACGATCGGCGTGTCGCTGAGCCTGCGCGGCAGCCGGCTGAGCAACCCGTACGGGCGGCGCGCCCTGAACGCCCCCCAGATGACGGTCGAGCGCACCCTCTACCTGACCGGCGCCGGCCTGGCCAGCTCCCCGTTCTCCAGCACCACCGCCACACCCCCGTACGGCATCACCCACACCCCCACCCGCGGCACCCGGATGCAGCGCTTCGAGTGCGAGGGCGGCATGCGGCTGGACGACGGGCGCTTCGGCGACGCCGTCGACTTCGAGCAGGCCCGCTTCATCATGGAGGCCGACCAGGAGCTGTCGCTGCGCCGCATCCAGACGCCGGAGCTGCGCTTCCTGGGCGAGCGGCCGCAGCGCGGACGGGTCATCCTCTCCGGCGCGCGGGTCGTCAACCTGGTCGACAAGGCGGCGAGCTGGCCCGGTCTCGGCGGCCTGTGGATGGCGGGCTTCAACTACGAGACGCTCATCCCGCGCGGCCACTTCCCGCTGTCCCGGCGGCTGGAGTGGGTGGCCGCCGCCACGCCGGAGTACGCGCCGGAGCCCTACGAGATGCTCGCCACCGCCCTGCGCGGCAGCGGCGAGGACTCCGACGCCCGCGAGGTGCTGCTCGCCAAGCAGCGGCGGCGGCGCGAGACGCTGCCGCTGGCCGCCAAGCTGTGGGGCGTCCTCCAGGACTGGACGGTGGCGTACGGCTACCGGCCGGGGCGGGCCGCGGTGTGGATGGCGATCCTGTGGGCCCTCGGCACGGTCTACTTCGCCCAGTCCCCGCCCCCGGCCCTCAAACCCGGCGAGGCGCCGCCCTGGAACCCGTACCTCTACTCCCTCGACCTGCTGCTGCCGGTGATCGATCTCTACCAGGGCTCGTCGTGGAAGCCGGACGGCGGCTCCCAGTGGGTCGCCGCGGTCATGATCCTGGCCGGGTGGGTCCTGGCGACGACGGTCGCGGCGGGCGCGTCGCGGCTGCTGCGGCGGCAGTAG